A genomic stretch from uncultured Pseudodesulfovibrio sp. includes:
- a CDS encoding carbohydrate ABC transporter permease — MTTKKITPGSVLLYGTLTVMALFFLMPAYMAAVTALKMPADISLPTAWELPPVFNWGSFSEAFDLLKPDFVNSIILTICATIGSTVLGSLNGYVFSKWKFKGSEIVFTLFLFGMFIPYQVILIPLFQTLRAMNLYGGLPGLILAHIVYGLPITSLIFRNFYSQIPTALIESGRLDGAGFFSIYLRIVFPLSIPGFVVTSLWQFTQIWNEFLWGICLTRHADNPITVGLAQLAGGQAVSWNLPMAGSILAAIPVLCIYIFLGRYFIRGLLAGSVKE; from the coding sequence ATGACCACCAAGAAAATCACACCGGGTTCCGTCCTGCTATACGGGACGTTGACCGTCATGGCCCTGTTTTTTCTTATGCCGGCATACATGGCAGCTGTCACAGCGCTGAAAATGCCTGCTGATATCAGTCTCCCTACGGCCTGGGAACTCCCTCCTGTGTTCAATTGGGGCAGTTTTTCCGAGGCGTTTGACCTGCTCAAGCCGGACTTCGTGAATTCCATAATCCTGACCATCTGTGCGACCATTGGTTCAACTGTGCTGGGGTCTTTGAACGGGTATGTCTTTTCCAAGTGGAAATTCAAAGGCTCGGAGATCGTATTCACCTTGTTCCTGTTCGGCATGTTCATACCGTACCAGGTTATTCTGATCCCGCTGTTTCAGACACTCAGGGCCATGAATCTGTATGGTGGTCTGCCTGGTCTTATTCTGGCGCATATCGTTTACGGCTTGCCTATTACGTCGCTTATTTTCCGTAATTTTTATTCCCAGATTCCCACTGCACTCATCGAGTCCGGGCGACTTGATGGAGCAGGGTTCTTTTCCATCTACCTGCGCATTGTATTCCCGCTTTCCATTCCCGGATTCGTGGTCACTTCGCTGTGGCAGTTCACTCAGATTTGGAATGAGTTCCTCTGGGGCATCTGCCTGACTCGGCACGCGGACAATCCCATCACTGTGGGGCTGGCTCAGCTTGCCGGTGGTCAGGCCGTGAGCTGGAACCTGCCTATGGCCGGCTCTATTCTGGCGGCGATTCCGGTGCTGTGTATTTATATCTTCCTTGGACGGTACTTCATACGGGGGCTGCTGGCCGGATCGGTCAAGGAATAA